Proteins co-encoded in one Papaver somniferum cultivar HN1 chromosome 5, ASM357369v1, whole genome shotgun sequence genomic window:
- the LOC113277699 gene encoding uncharacterized protein LOC113277699 has product MLDHTLYELKAVEQLGRQPTRPCFNESSPTPDRIYDHSPIQRDETWAGNYETSLAEQSSNQKFDSFVEAAIPVMQQMLQATQQFCEFQLNYNESLQELQRNIDNIRSGMNQIQEEWNKEEVQTHSNIPMEANIEYDESEEDEYFNVDNEGVTSSTHDHNDHSPIQKEEVESINTTIIDGKTFVVYESDDDYEFFVNNTPNSEILNTLNEKSTCDEARKDYDDLLGADFDSDDEDLEVIEETDEEWLVKSLNENCDTCDVGESMDFFRSTEDPVMRETMRGLSIPLHEPLSNDDPPKLEVVSCRVVNPSFRKIPHLGLELNASKVLSEFLASKYPPYMYEFSVVQVSTRIPSTSISYIFRDVERTKCGGDSYVMIVSLLLFCANILVKLLLELQIVLWVDPQIFRLLIYGESISNAIRMRQSGEQFQFLLPCLFQVFLLFFLQWFETLRTMFDLSVGVGFHKNKKLTYTKL; this is encoded by the coding sequence ATGCTCGATCACACTCTCTATGAGCTAAAGGCAGTGGAACAACTTGGTAGACAACCAACCAGACCTTGTTTCAATGAGTCTAGCCCAACTCCTGATCgtatttatgatcattcacccattcaaagggatgaGACTTGGGCGGGAAACTATGAAACAAGTTTGGCGGAGCAATCTTCAAATCAGAAATTTGATAGTTTTGTTGAAGCTGCTATTCCCGTGATGCAACAAATGCTTCAAGCAACACAACAATTTTGTGAATTTCAGCTGAATTACAATGaatcactccaagaacttcaaaGGAATATAGACAACATCAGAAGTGGCATGAATCAAATTCAAGAAGAGTGGAACAAGGAAGAGGTTCAAACTCATTCTAACATTCCCATGGAAGCCAATATAGAGTATGATGAATCCGAAGAAGACGAATACTTTAATGTTGATAATGAAGGTGTAACTAGCTCAACTCATGATCATAATgatcattctcctattcaaaaggaagaagttgagtctatAAACACTACCATTATTGATGGTAAGACTTTTGTTGTGTATGagagcgatgatgattatgaattCTTTGTGAATAACACCCCTAATTCAGAGATTCTgaatactttgaatgagaagtcaacttgtgaCGAAGCACGTAAGGATTACGATGACTTACTTGGAGCAGATTTcgattctgatgatgaagatttggaagttatagaagaaactgatgaagaatggcTCGTAAAGAGTTTGAATGAGAATTGCGATACTTGTGATGTCGGAGAATCAATGGACTTTTTCAGGAGTACTGAGGATCCCGTAATGCGTGAGACTATGCGCGGTTTGTCTATCCCTTTACATGAACCTCtatctaatgatgatcctcccaaACTTGAAGTAGTTTCTTGTAGAGTTGTTAATccatcttttaggaaaatacctcatttgGGGCTGGAATTGAATGCTTCTAAAGTTCTTTCCGAATtccttgcttctaagtatccaccatatATGTATGAATTTAGCGTCGTGCAGGTTTCCACAAGAATTCCTTCCACTTCTATTTCCTATATATTTCGCGATGTAGAAAGAACCAAGTGTGGGGGTGATTCTTATGTGATGATAGTTTCACTTTTGTTATTTTGTGCTAATATTCTTGTGAAGCTATTgttagaattgcagattgttttgtgggtggatcctcaaattttcaggttgttgatatatggggaaTCTATTTCGAATGCTATTCGTATGCGTCAATCAGGtgaacaattccaattcttacttccttgtctttttcaagtattcctcttattctttttgcaatggtttgaaacattgaggacaatgtttgatttaagtgtgggggtaggATTCCATAAGAACAAAAAATTGACGTATACAAAACtctaa